The following proteins are encoded in a genomic region of Candidatus Latescibacter sp.:
- a CDS encoding 4Fe-4S ferredoxin, translating into MTEFEGCPGSRMLDMRATGEEEKTQAAKVQSQLRQWPIQLHLVSPLAPYYQGTDVLLSADCVAYALGNFHQDFLKGKSLAIACPKLDEGQDIYIDKIKSLIDDAKINTLTVLIMQVPCCMGLLNLAREAAKLSHRKVPIKYIVVSLQGEILQEEWATV; encoded by the coding sequence ATGACAGAATTTGAAGGATGCCCGGGATCACGGATGCTGGATATGAGAGCAACCGGCGAAGAAGAAAAAACACAGGCGGCGAAGGTACAGTCCCAGTTACGGCAATGGCCGATTCAGCTCCATCTCGTATCGCCGCTCGCACCATACTATCAGGGGACCGATGTTCTGCTGTCCGCAGACTGTGTGGCGTATGCTCTGGGGAATTTCCACCAGGATTTCCTCAAGGGTAAATCCCTTGCCATTGCCTGCCCCAAACTTGATGAGGGGCAGGACATATACATCGATAAAATCAAATCCTTGATCGATGATGCAAAAATCAATACCCTCACCGTTCTCATCATGCAGGTTCCCTGCTGTATGGGGCTGTTGAATCTGGCACGGGAAGCGGCGAAACTGTCACATCGGAAAGTACCGATCAAATATATCGTGGTGAGTCTCCAGGGTGAAATACTTCAAGAAGAATGGGCGACTGTATAA
- a CDS encoding HD domain-containing protein encodes MTHSSGTHESRTDSPPTIQGIIEAVKNEFGDDRKRIDHALSVFRYAQELLEKESGDKDVVYAAALLHDIGIHDAERKYGSAAGHYQEIEGPPIAKKIMANLGIDRSVIDRVCTIIGNHHSVRGIDTPEFRIIWDADWLVNIPDEFPGLEKEKLQNTIERLFRTETGKKKAYRLYY; translated from the coding sequence GTGACTCACAGCAGCGGAACACATGAAAGCAGAACAGATTCCCCTCCTACCATTCAGGGCATTATTGAGGCAGTCAAGAACGAATTCGGCGACGACCGGAAACGGATCGACCATGCACTTTCGGTTTTCAGGTATGCACAGGAACTCCTGGAAAAAGAAAGCGGTGATAAGGATGTCGTTTATGCCGCCGCCCTGCTTCATGACATAGGCATTCATGACGCGGAACGCAAGTACGGTTCGGCCGCCGGGCATTACCAGGAGATTGAAGGACCCCCTATCGCCAAGAAAATAATGGCGAATCTCGGGATCGACAGGTCTGTTATAGATCGTGTCTGCACCATCATCGGGAATCATCACAGCGTAAGAGGAATCGATACCCCGGAATTCAGAATCATCTGGGATGCCGACTGGCTGGTTAATATTCCCGACGAGTTTCCGGGTTTAGAAAAAGAGAAACTGCAAAATACCATTGAAAGATTATTCAGGACAGAAACGGGAAAAAAGAAGGCATATCGCCTTTATTATTGA